GCAATATAGAAACGAGGGCCTCCGCTCGATCCCATAGCGAGTTAAACCAATAAAGATCGAAGGGGCTTTGCCGATAGGCATCGTCCATAAACCGAGAAAATGCGATAAGAAGCTGGCTGCATTGGCGAGCCGTTAGGGCTTCGTATGCCCCCATCTTCAGTCGCTCTAGGAGCATGTCAGCTTTCGTGAGCGATCCGCCAGCTGCCTGATTATGCAACTGCAAAAGCAATGTGCCGGTATCGTCCGGATTCTGGGTTGTAGCTTCCCAGACCCTAGAAAAGTCGTCTTGCGTGAGGGCATGGGACGGCCCCGCCAGAGCGAAATAAAGGCGGTAGTGATCGGGGCTAGCAAGGCGCCGCTTCGCGATCAGGCGATGCCGCTTGTCCTCGCTAACTCGCTCAAAGATTTTGAATTTACGTCCTCCTTGATCGTAATCCATGCCAACCGAAGGCAGTTGCTCAACCACAAAATGGCGGAATATGAGGTCGTCGAAATGTGTCGGATCGACGGTGGCCAAGAGGGATGCGAGAAGACGCTCTTTCTCAGAATCATCAACTCGCGCAATCCCTAAAGACACGGAGGCAGCCGTTGCGCTGTAATCCTCTATCCATCGATATAGCGCGGGATTTCCATCCTTGATGAGTTGAAGCCAAACCAGATCGGCAACGTCCGCTCCAGCTTCACGAAGGGGAGGCCAAAAGAAGCGTACCGCATCCAGAGCACGAACGACGGATCGCGGCGTTTTGAGTTGCCGACCGCCTTCGTAATCCACGACCTGCTTAAGTCTCGTCAGTTCATCCTCGTCCTTCGTGGTGACGAACATATGGAGTTCGTCCGAAAACCACTGCCGAAGTTGGAATGGTTCCGGCTTTGGAACCATGACGGTAAGTTGGACAATCTTTTCAAGGTAGCCGCGACCGCTTTAACACGAGTAGCCTTTTTGATGCTGTGCGACAAAATGTCGATATCGTAGCAGAGCAGATAAATAACGTTCGGAAGATCAACTACCGAACGGACAAGCCGCAAAATTTCGATCACCTCTGATGGTTCGAGACGATCGACATCATCGATGGTAATCACGAACCGCTGACCGAGATCGCGCAGGGCAACGATAAGCTTGTCTTTGAGTTCGACAAGGGAAGGAGCTTCGCCTTTCTTGGCAGCCTCACCGGCAGCTTTGGCTCCCTTTCCAATCCATTTCAGCCAGCCAAAACCCGGCGCTTCGCCGGCAAGTTCGATTAGCTCGCCAGCTTGACCGAGGCGGGTCAGAAAGTTCTGAAGCGCCTCCTTGGCGGCCTTCGCTTTTGTAACAGAATCTCGCGTGGCGTCACCGTCACCAAGGGCGACTTGATCAAGCTGGCGAGAGAGTTCGTCGAACACGCTTGTAATCAGGGCGTCCCGGTTACCGATAAGCCAAGGTTGAAACCGGATTAGATTGGGGCGGCTTTCTGAGGGCAGCTTTTCTAGTTCATCGCCGATGAGAAACAGAAGGCTGGACTTGCCTGAGCCCCATGCCCCCTCGATGCCTATGACAAAACCATCTTCCGTCGCTCGGTCGGCAACTGATGTTGCGATCCGGGCCGCGACATCGCGAAAGCCAAGTTTATCGTCGCCGCCATGGGCAAGCGCCCGGTCCCCCTTCACGGAATGGTTCTGCTCGGCTGACATGACAGAAAGTGTATTCGATACGGCACCGTTCTCAAAAGGGGGTTTTGATCGCCTTCGTCTAATCCGTTTCGGATTAAACATGGATAACCGGCAGGATAGAGCGCAATCTTTTGGCCTTCGGCCGCCCCAAAGTTACGCTTTCACAGACAAACCACCCTGTATCTGAGAAACATGCGCCAATACGTCTCATATCTCCGGGTCAGCACGCAGCGGCAGGGGCAGTCCGGGCTGGGTGTTGAATCACTGCGCAGCACGGTTGAGTCCTACCTCGGCAAATCGGCGGCGAACTTCTCGGCGAGCATAT
The sequence above is drawn from the Rhizorhabdus dicambivorans genome and encodes:
- a CDS encoding KAP family P-loop NTPase fold protein, whose amino-acid sequence is MSAEQNHSVKGDRALAHGGDDKLGFRDVAARIATSVADRATEDGFVIGIEGAWGSGKSSLLFLIGDELEKLPSESRPNLIRFQPWLIGNRDALITSVFDELSRQLDQVALGDGDATRDSVTKAKAAKEALQNFLTRLGQAGELIELAGEAPGFGWLKWIGKGAKAAGEAAKKGEAPSLVELKDKLIVALRDLGQRFVITIDDVDRLEPSEVIEILRLVRSVVDLPNVIYLLCYDIDILSHSIKKATRVKAVAATLKRLSNLPSWFQSRNHSNFGSGFRTNSICSSPRRTRMN